A stretch of Aspergillus nidulans FGSC A4 chromosome VI DNA encodes these proteins:
- a CDS encoding glycerophosphocholine acyltransferase (transcript_id=CADANIAT00010147) encodes MDEGGVHQRRKSDAKGGDTPELQPADMEDILDSGSDYFSPPGSPTTRPRLSRSSLSYQDDWETFPPLDQLTVFDLLDNLSLSQRLERLQRSLNLQREKVKKQQEKLRSTSKNARDRVVGELKRRVPTADEQLEKYRRRMKTGVERLSQRWNAASAVTLREKISFIAGVLNIFISGYLLGSNPEYFYIWFSAQLAYFMPIRFYRYHSIGYHYFLADLCYFVNVLCMLSIWVFPQYKRLFISTFCLTFGNNAVAIAMWRNSMVFHSMDKVVSLFIHIMPPVTLHCIVHLTPLDVMKERFPAAYEIKSSEPGSPEHFGLLSMMLWATVPYVIWQLSYHLFITVRRADKIAAGRPTSFTWLRKSYAKAWIGRLVLSLPETLQAPAFMLIQYTYALLTMIPCPIWLWSRWASGIFITGLFILSIHNGATYYIDVFGKRFQKELEELKKDVARWQSSPEGAITPITPGTTAHAEEKQLNARSSRSNSDNASIEKIPLLDSNGVSTAIEGGTK; translated from the exons ATGGACGAAGGCGGCGTACATCAGAGGAGGAAGTCGGACGCGAAGGGCGGCGACACGCCTGAGCTACAACCTGCAGATATGGAAGATATTTTGGACTCTGGCTCGGATTACTTTTCTCCTCCAGGCTCGCCAACTACTAGACCCCGGTTGTCGCGCAGTTCCCTTTCGTACCAGGATGACTGGGAGACATTTCCGCCCCTTGACCAACTCACTGTTTTCGACCTTCTCGATAACCTGTCTCTGTCCCAGAGGCTTGAAAGGCTGCAGCGCTCTCTCAATCtgcaaagagagaaggtcaagaagcagcaggaaaagcTACGGTCAACCTCTAAGAATGCGCGAGACCGCGTCGTTGGCGAATTGAAACGAAGAGTGCCCACCGCCGatgagcagctggagaagtacCGTCGTCGGATGAAGACTGGAGTTGAACGCCTGTCTCAACGTTGGAATGCAGCATCTGCGGTCACACTTCGTGAGAAGATCTCGTTCATAGCGGGTGTTCtcaacatcttcatcagtGGCTATCTGCTTGGGTCGAACCCCGAATACTTCTACATCTGGTTCAGTGCGCAGCTCGCCTACTTTATGCCCATCCGGTTTTACAGGTATCATTCGATCGGATACCACTATTTCCTGGCGGACCTCTGTTACTTTGTCAACGTGCTTTGCATGCTCTCCATCTGGGTGTTCCCACAGTACAAGAGGCTCTTTATCAGCACTTTTTGCTTGACCTTCGGAAACAACGCAGTTGCGATCGCCATGTGGCGCAACTCCATGGTTTTCCACAGCATGGACAAAGTTGTTAG TCTCTTTATTCACATCATGCCACCGGTGACCCTTCATTGCATTGTCCACCTAACACCTCTGGACGTTATGAAGGAAAGGTTTCCGGCTGCCTATGAGATCAAATCAAGCGAGCCGGGCTCTCCTGAACATTTCGGGCTTCTATCAATGATGCTTTGGGCGACTGTGCCGTACGTCATCTGGCAGCTCTCTTACCACTTGTTTATCACCGTCCGCCGTGCAGACAAGATTGCAGCTGGTCGTCCAACAAGCTTCACGTGGCTTCGCAAGTCTTATGCAAAGGCCTGGATTGGTCGACTTGTCCTCAGCCTTCCGGAAACACTCCAAGCCCCTGCGTTCATGCTGATTCAATATACCTACGCGCTGTTGACCATGATCCCATGCCCCATCTGGCTCTGGTCGCGGTGGGCTAGTGGTATTTTTATCACAGGCTTGTTCATCTTGAGTATCCATAACGGTGCAACGTACTATATTGACGTGTTCGGCAAGCGCTTccagaaagagctggaggagttgaaaaAAGATGTTGCTCGATGGCAGTCTAGCCCCGAGGGAGCAATAACCCCGATAACCCCCGGTACCACCGCTCACGCTGAGGAGAAGCAGTTGAACGCGAGGTCTTCCCGGAGCAACTCTGATAATGCCAGTATTGAGAAAATCCCTCTCCTTGATTCCAATGGGGTTTCAACTGCAATTGAGGGCGGCACAAAATAA